Proteins encoded within one genomic window of Synechococcales cyanobacterium T60_A2020_003:
- a CDS encoding DnaJ domain-containing protein has protein sequence MATNQDFKDYYSVLGIDKTASPEEIKKAYRKLARKLHPDLNPDDPRAEEKFKELNEAHEVLSDEEKRRKYDRYGQYWRQVQEGQPSGGYPGADVGFDESEFGGYGGFDDFINELLNRYAQGGQRTYRYTTTQGIPDVDTDFDPRYRSVYHSYAPQPDTEAAFVLTMAEAFNGVQKELQLEGETPFKVRIPAGAKPGSRIRIKNRGRTNPQTGKRGDLYLNIDIAPHPFFSLDEHLNLTCEISIAPDEAVLGTDLNVPTPEGSVKLKVPAGIDSGQTLRLRQKGWKTEKGDRTDLLVRLKIVTPKPKDLNDVERLSYETIRANRTLNPHAELERITL, from the coding sequence ATGGCAACCAATCAGGATTTTAAGGATTACTACTCGGTTTTGGGGATCGATAAAACGGCCAGTCCTGAAGAGATCAAGAAGGCATACCGAAAACTTGCCCGCAAGCTGCATCCGGATCTGAACCCCGACGATCCGAGGGCAGAAGAGAAATTTAAAGAACTCAACGAGGCTCACGAAGTTCTCTCTGATGAGGAAAAACGTCGTAAGTATGATCGCTACGGTCAGTATTGGAGACAGGTACAGGAGGGACAGCCCTCCGGAGGGTATCCAGGAGCCGATGTTGGGTTTGATGAAAGTGAGTTTGGGGGCTACGGCGGATTCGATGACTTTATCAATGAACTGCTAAATCGCTATGCCCAGGGCGGTCAACGCACCTACCGCTACACCACCACCCAGGGAATCCCCGATGTGGATACCGACTTTGATCCGCGCTATCGATCGGTTTATCACAGCTATGCCCCCCAGCCTGACACCGAGGCCGCCTTTGTGCTGACTATGGCAGAAGCGTTTAATGGGGTCCAGAAAGAATTGCAGCTAGAGGGCGAAACGCCGTTCAAGGTCAGGATTCCAGCGGGCGCAAAACCGGGCAGTCGGATCCGAATCAAGAATCGAGGCCGCACCAACCCGCAAACGGGAAAACGGGGGGATCTATACCTCAACATTGATATCGCGCCCCATCCCTTTTTTAGTCTGGACGAGCACCTGAACCTCACCTGCGAGATTAGCATCGCTCCCGATGAAGCGGTGCTGGGTACAGACCTGAATGTCCCCACTCCCGAGGGTTCCGTAAAGCTCAAAGTTCCGGCAGGGATCGACTCTGGGCAAACCTTGCGCCTGCGTCAGAAAGGCTGGAAGACTGAAAAGGGCGATCGCACCGATCTCCTCGTCAGGCTCAAGATCGTAACACCTAAACCGAAAGACCTTAACGACGTTGAGCGCCTCAGCTATGAAACTATACGCGCCAATCGTACCCTGAATCCCCATGCCGAGTTGGAGAGAATCACGCTATGA